Below is a window of Fulvitalea axinellae DNA.
CAATTGGGTAATCTCCATCTTTGTGGGAGACTTGCCTAACATCGTGTTTTGCTTGAGCGACTTATGGAACTCCTCGACTTTCCACCGTTTTTGGTAGATCGCTACGATATCCTCGAAAGCCATGTTCTCCCCGTTGGTAACCAGCCATTGTTCCGCGGTCGACCGGTCCCTGTTTGTAAAGACTTGTTTGGCGAGCGTGACAGGAAAATCAACTCCCTTGACCCACACCCGCTTCACTTGACCGCTTTCAATAGGCGCATCCGAAACGTGAATGAATTTGCCCTCGTTTTTGTCCTTTTCGCTCATTGCTATATTCCTGTTGCTCTTCAGCGGGCAAACGAAAACCTTCTTGAGCTTGTAATGAATATACTTCAGCGTATCGCTGGCGGTGAACCACGTATCGAAAAGAATGTACCTGAAAACCAGTTTGTTCAGAAAGTTTAGACGGTGTAAAACTTCCAGTACCATCTCATTTTTCGTTTTCTCGCTTTTACGCTTTTCCTTCCCGTTCTTGTCTATGTATTTCACCGTCTTGTGGACGATCTCATAAGCGACCGGACAGTTAACCGTTTGTCCTTCCACGGTATTGCTCAGAAGAAAGTTAAGGGAGTTGATCCCTTTGACCGCTTTGCCTACAGTATGGTCGAAATGATAAGCTACGATGTCGTTTTCCGAGGAATGAGGCTTGTGGACAATGCAATCGTCGATACTCAAAACCGCCTCTTCGCCCTCAATACTCCTGGCGAAAGACTTCACCTCTTTCCAAAAAGCCTTTTGGTCCATGTCCGGTTGCTTGAGGAGGTCGCTGAAATAATCATGGGGAATCTGATTGTCCAAAGATGCTGAGAGCCCTGTTGAGGTGGCTTGCCCTCGACTGGCAATAAGATAATCCGTGTATAATTCAAATCCGTCTCTCCTTTTCATTTTTCAAAAATCGGTCACTTATCATATAATTTCCAAAATTGCAATAGGAAAGGCGAGCGAAAGGTCAGTTAGTGATTGTAAAGTCTGGCGGGTATCGTTTCACTCGTCGGGCTTTCACCTCTTCATAGTTTAGATGCAAGTAATAACAGCACGATTCGCTCTGCTGTTATTTTCTCTTTGGGTTTTAAAGAACAGGATTATCCAAAACAAAAAAAAGCGAGGCCCGGCCCCGCTTTTTATATTTAGAATTATCGATAAAAACCCGATTACTTCACGCCGCGTTCGCTCAGGTTGGCGGTACGCACTTCCATATCCGGCAAGCCTGGCAGTTCGCTTTGCGGTTTGTCCAGATAGAAATAAGCCGTAGCCGAAACGTCGTCGCGACGGTAGAAGGTGGTTGGGGCTACCGGGAAGTTGTCGTCTTCCAGTTTCGGAGGATTTTTCATATCCAAGTAGCGCTTGCTGGCCTGTTTTCCGTCTTTGCCTACGTATGACCAAAGCACCTTGAACTCTCCGCCCGCTTTGCGGATAGCCATGAGTTTCGGCTTTCTGGCGTTACCCATCTGCTGGATCGTCACGCGACAGTCTTTATGGAAATAAACCGGATCTTTGGTATGGTAGCGGTAGAAGGCGTAAATGTCTTTGCCTTTGTCAGAAACCAACGAACCCTGAACCATATTGGCGTATTCGCCTTGGCCCCAGCCCGAACCGATGTAGTCTTCGGTTCCCGTACCCACTAAAGTCGGTAGGTCTTTGTCGCCGTCGAGGAAGACTTTCACTTCGCCTTCGCCAAACCACGTTCCTTTATAAATTGAATCGCCAAGCACGCCGATGTTCGTACCCAAATAACGGCCGCGCCCCGATACTCTCGGCAAGATCTCGTAATCTTCGCCAAGGTCCGTTTTCAGGTCACGGTTCCAGTACGCGTGGAAGTACATTACGTTGTCGTCGTGTCTTGGCACTTCCAAGAAATCGATTTTGTAATAAAACATCAGCTGGTCGTCCGTGTCGTTCGTTACCTCGATACGGCCCGCTTTGCGGTACGGCATCGGGATGAACGAGTTGAACGATTTTCCCTCGGGCATGGCGAAAAGCTCGCTTTCGAACTTACGGACCATACCGTGTCCGATTCCGAAAAAGTCGGTGAAAGGAACGGAAACGGCCGGTTTTTTGGCATCGTCCCAGAACATTTCGATCTTCATTTTACGGCGGTCAGCCGGAGATTTCCACTGGATAGAACTGGCCACCCACATTTTGGTGATGATGCCCGCTCCTTTTTGGTCAAAAATCACGGCCTTTTCCCCTGGGCCTAAGAGGATGTAGGCGTCGCCTTTGGCACCTTTGTTCGTTGTGCCACCTTTGCCTTTGGTAGCATTTGGGTTTTCGGCGCTTACCCATCGGGTTCTTACGCCTTCTGGAGCGGCTTTATAAAACTCCTTGATGCCGGAAAGTTTGAAGCCTTTGTCCTGCTCCCCCTGACAGGCCACGGCGAAAACAGAGGCTAATGCCAAAAGGAAAAAATACGTTTTTTTCATTTTTAAATATTTTTTGTCCGTACAAACAAACATGTGTCAGCGATTGTAAATTTAACCTTTTAGCACCAATATAAAAGCGGGGTTGGGGCAATTCATTGCTTTAGGAGGACGATTTATTGGTGTCTCGGTTAAATTTGATCGGGTATTGTCCTAAATAAAAAGTGAGGAGAGAAAAAAGAAAGCTCCTGGGATAAATGTCCCAAGAGCTTTCCGAATATACAAAACGAACCCTCGAAAAGGAGCCGTTAGCTTATGTCTTTTACTGTACTTGTTTCGCTAATTCCGGCTCGAAGCCCATGTTGTACCAAGCGAAAGCGAATACGTCAGCTTTCTCCTCGATAATCTTGTCTGTTGGCTTTCCGGCGCCGTGTCCGGCTTTGGATTCGATGCGGATCAAAGTCGGGTTTTGCCCTTGCTGATGTTTCTGCAAAGTGGCTGCGAACTTAAACGAGTGCGCAGGAACCACGCGGTCATCGTGGTCGGCGGTGAGGATCATCGTGGCCGGATATTCCGCGTCTTTCACGTTGTGGAGCGGAGAGTATTTGATCAGGTTGTCGAAGTGTTCCTTCTCGTCGCTTGATCCGTATTCCACGGCCCAAGCCCAACCGATCGTGAATTTGTGGTAGCGCAACATATCCAATACGCCCACTGCCGGGAAGGCCACTTTGTAGAGGTCTGGACGCTGGGTCATGCAGGCGCCAACGAGCAATCCGCCGTTTGATCCGCCGGCGATGGCCAAGCGCTCTTTGCTGGTATAGTTCTCTTTGATCAGGTATTCGCCGGCGGCGATGAAGTCGTCGAATACGTTCTGCTTGTTGAGCTTCATGCCTCCTTCGTGCCAAGCTTGTCCGTACTCGCCACCGCCACGGATATTCGGCTGGGCGTAAACGCCGCCGTTTTCGAGCCAAACGAGCATCGTGGTGGAAAAGTAAGGCGTAAGGCTGATATCGAAACCGCCGTAAGCGTAGAGGTAAGTCGGGTTGGTGCCGTCAAGCTTCAGGCCTTTTTTGTGTGTGATGAACATAGGGACCTTCGTGTCGTCCTTGCTGGTGTAGAATACCTGCTTGGTTTCGTAATCCTCGGCTTTGAAATCGATCTCCGAAGCGCGGAACAGCTCCGACTTGTTCGATTCGATATCGTACTTGTAAATGTTCGACGGGAAAGTGAACGAGGTGAACGAGTAGAACACTTCCTTGTCGGTTTTCTTTCCGCCAAAACCGGAGGCCGTACCGATTCCCGGCAAGGCCACTTCGCCGAGCTCTTTTCCGTCGAGTTCGTAACGGTAAACTTTAGAAGTGGCGTCTTCCATATATTTCACCATCATTTTACCTCCGACCAAGGAAACGCTTTGGAGCAGTTTGTCCTTGTTCGGGATCAGGTCTTTCCAATTTTCGGTCGTAGGTTTTTTGAAATCGACCTTAACCAAGCGGTTGTTCGGAGCGTCGAGATTGGTTTTTACCAAAACCCCGCCGTCTACGGATTCCACTACTGAGTGGTCGTTGTCAAAATTATCAACCAAAGTTATGAACGAGGCCGATCCGGTAGGTTTTACCATCAGCATATTGCCGCTGGTGCCTTCCGAAGCGCTCAGTACCAATACGTCCTCTTCTTCGGTCGTGTAGGCGTAGAAATTACGCAATTCGTGCTCCTTGTCTTCGTAGATCAGCTTGTCGGCGTCCTGGCTTTCTCCCACTTTGTGGAAATACACTTTGTGGAATTTGTTTTTGCCCGAATAGGCCGAACCTTCCGACGGCGCGTCGTAACGGCTGTAGTAGAAGCCGTTTCCTTGCCAAGCTATACCCGAAAATTTGCTCCACTTAATATGGTCCGCCAACAGCTTTTTGGTGGCGACATCCATCACGAAAATCTCTTTCCAGTCCGATCCCGAACGAGACACGGAGTAAGCCAGATACTTTCCGTCGCGGGAGAAGGCAACACTACCCAACGCCACGGTTCCGTCTTCCGAAAGTTTGTTAGGGTCGAGGAATTCCGTCGGCTCGCCGTCAAGGGAAGCTTGCTGATAAAGCACGCTCTGGTTTTGCAGGCCGTTGTTTTTGAAGAAGTACCACTTGTCGCCGGCTTTGAACGGAGATCCGAATTTCGGGTAGTTCCAGATTTTCTCCAAGCGGTCTTTGATATTCGAGCGGAAAGGGATTTGCTCCAAATAGCCGTCCGTTACTACGTTTTGGGCTTTTACCCAAGCCTCGGTGTCTTTGGCGGTATCCGCTTCCAGCCAACGGTAAGGGTCGGCCACCTTTGTTCCGAAATAGTCGTCTGTCTGATCGACCGTTTTTGTTTCCGGATAATTCACAGCAATAGGTTTGAAGTTGCTTTTTACCGCGGCCTCTTTCACGTTACGGCCGTCTCCGCCACCGCAAGAAGCGAAAGCGAAGCCCGTAGCGCAGGCAAGCAGTAGTACAGATTTTTTCATGATGTAGGTTTTAAACCGGTTTGTTGGATTAATTAATACGGGAAAAAATGACGGCGAAACATCCATTTTACGGTTCGTTGACCGTTAACGGGCCTTTCGCCATATACAATCAAGCTAAAAAATCGCTAAAACACAAAAGTTAGGCTACGGGAAACGCTTCCGCAACAATATTGTCTTTAAACTTTCCAAAACCCAATAGAATTTCAAAATCGATTGAACGCTCCGAATTTCCTTAAAAAATAGAAAGGCTCCGCAATTTTTATTGCGGAGCCTTTCTTGTGAGTGTAAGAAGTCTTAGCTATTCCAGTTTTAGATTTCCAGATGGCCTCTTAATAACTTAAGAAAAAGCATGATAGGCCAATAACGCCGATCCATAGGCCAAAGCCGTCATGTAGGCGAACTGGATAGCAGGCCATTTCCAGCTTTTTGTCTCACGTTTTACAATAGCCAAGGTACTCATACATTGCATTGCGAAAGCGTAAAACAGTAATAATGAGAAGCCCACGGCTGGCGTGAATCTAGGTCCGCCGGTGTCGGGGTTTATTTCTTGGGCCATTCTGTGGGCCACGGTTCCTTCGTCGTCTCCGCCACTGCCTACGCTGTAGATCGTGGCCATGGTTCCCACAAACACTTCGCGGGCGGCGAACGATGAAACCAAAGCGATGCCGATTTTCCAATCGTAACCCAAAGGCTCGATCAACGGCTCTATGCTTTTGCCCAAAATTCCGGCGTAAGAGTGTTCCAGTTTATAAGCGGCTACGGCGTCTTCGAAAGCTGTTTCGTCGGATTTGTCTACTGTCAGAGCTACTTTGTCCTCGGCTTTTTCCATTACATCAGAAGGGCCGTAGGAGGCCAAAGCCCAAAGGATAACGGAGATGGCCATAATGATTTTACCGGCCTCAAACACGAAGGTTTTTGACTTTTCCAGTACCGTTACGCCCACGTTTTTGAAGCGGGGAATGCGGTAATCCGGCAATTCCATCATCAGAATGGATTTCGAGCTGGTCTTCAGGAATTTGCTGAATACCCAAGCGACCAAAACAGAAGCCAAGAATCCGATAATATAAAGCCCCATCAGAGTGATTCCCTGTAGGTTGAAGCCAAGGTAAGCGGTCTCGGGTACCACTAAAGCGATCAGGATGGCATAAACTGGCAGACGGGCCGAACAGCTCATCAACGGCGTGACCATAATCGTGATCAGACGGTCGCGCGGGTTTTCGATGCTTCGCGTGGCCATTACGCCGGGGATGGCGCAGGCGGCGCCGGAGATCAACGGTACTACGCTTCGTCCGTTCAGGCCGAATTTGCGCATCACTTTGTCCATCAGGAACACTACGCGGGCCATATATCCACTTTCTTCCAAAAGGGAAATAAAGCCGAAGAGGATAGCGATTTGGGGAACGAAGATGACCACACCTCCGATTCCGGGAATCAGCCCGTCGGCCAAGAGGCTGGCCAGCGGGCCTTCAGGCATCACCGAAGATGTCCAGGAGGCCAGATCAGCGAAAGCGCCATCGATCAGATCCATCGGGATGGTGGCCCATTT
It encodes the following:
- a CDS encoding IS701 family transposase gives rise to the protein MKRRDGFELYTDYLIASRGQATSTGLSASLDNQIPHDYFSDLLKQPDMDQKAFWKEVKSFARSIEGEEAVLSIDDCIVHKPHSSENDIVAYHFDHTVGKAVKGINSLNFLLSNTVEGQTVNCPVAYEIVHKTVKYIDKNGKEKRKSEKTKNEMVLEVLHRLNFLNKLVFRYILFDTWFTASDTLKYIHYKLKKVFVCPLKSNRNIAMSEKDKNEGKFIHVSDAPIESGQVKRVWVKGVDFPVTLAKQVFTNRDRSTAEQWLVTNGENMAFEDIVAIYQKRWKVEEFHKSLKQNTMLGKSPTKMEITQLNHIFASMIAYIKLEKLKVKEKLNHFAIKSKLYLKMIKAAMEELDALRSA
- a CDS encoding glycoside hydrolase family 172 protein; its protein translation is MKKTYFFLLALASVFAVACQGEQDKGFKLSGIKEFYKAAPEGVRTRWVSAENPNATKGKGGTTNKGAKGDAYILLGPGEKAVIFDQKGAGIITKMWVASSIQWKSPADRRKMKIEMFWDDAKKPAVSVPFTDFFGIGHGMVRKFESELFAMPEGKSFNSFIPMPYRKAGRIEVTNDTDDQLMFYYKIDFLEVPRHDDNVMYFHAYWNRDLKTDLGEDYEILPRVSGRGRYLGTNIGVLGDSIYKGTWFGEGEVKVFLDGDKDLPTLVGTGTEDYIGSGWGQGEYANMVQGSLVSDKGKDIYAFYRYHTKDPVYFHKDCRVTIQQMGNARKPKLMAIRKAGGEFKVLWSYVGKDGKQASKRYLDMKNPPKLEDDNFPVAPTTFYRRDDVSATAYFYLDKPQSELPGLPDMEVRTANLSERGVK
- a CDS encoding prolyl oligopeptidase family serine peptidase is translated as MKKSVLLLACATGFAFASCGGGDGRNVKEAAVKSNFKPIAVNYPETKTVDQTDDYFGTKVADPYRWLEADTAKDTEAWVKAQNVVTDGYLEQIPFRSNIKDRLEKIWNYPKFGSPFKAGDKWYFFKNNGLQNQSVLYQQASLDGEPTEFLDPNKLSEDGTVALGSVAFSRDGKYLAYSVSRSGSDWKEIFVMDVATKKLLADHIKWSKFSGIAWQGNGFYYSRYDAPSEGSAYSGKNKFHKVYFHKVGESQDADKLIYEDKEHELRNFYAYTTEEEDVLVLSASEGTSGNMLMVKPTGSASFITLVDNFDNDHSVVESVDGGVLVKTNLDAPNNRLVKVDFKKPTTENWKDLIPNKDKLLQSVSLVGGKMMVKYMEDATSKVYRYELDGKELGEVALPGIGTASGFGGKKTDKEVFYSFTSFTFPSNIYKYDIESNKSELFRASEIDFKAEDYETKQVFYTSKDDTKVPMFITHKKGLKLDGTNPTYLYAYGGFDISLTPYFSTTMLVWLENGGVYAQPNIRGGGEYGQAWHEGGMKLNKQNVFDDFIAAGEYLIKENYTSKERLAIAGGSNGGLLVGACMTQRPDLYKVAFPAVGVLDMLRYHKFTIGWAWAVEYGSSDEKEHFDNLIKYSPLHNVKDAEYPATMILTADHDDRVVPAHSFKFAATLQKHQQGQNPTLIRIESKAGHGAGKPTDKIIEEKADVFAFAWYNMGFEPELAKQVQ
- the feoB gene encoding ferrous iron transport protein B, whose protein sequence is MEKTLKVGLVGNPNAGKSSVFNHLTGLSQKIGNYPGVTVDKKYGFSDSASGKRCQIVDLPGTYSIYPRSADERVVIETLSCHKQRPDLAVVMVDASNLKRNLLLCTQIIDMGLPVVVALTMTDMAEAKGLKVHIDKLSEALGVPVVPVDGRSGKGCDELKHYFDEIPDPSTQKVFEAEHSAGELVGSVSEHFHMANPYMAYQYGQQYMLLPNLDDRDRDALKRISEDTGFDAAKTRAREVVLRYSRIAEIVACVTEKITNSKGATLTEKIDRALTHKVYGYAIFFGILFLIFQAIYKWATIPMDLIDGAFADLASWTSSVMPEGPLASLLADGLIPGIGGVVIFVPQIAILFGFISLLEESGYMARVVFLMDKVMRKFGLNGRSVVPLISGAACAIPGVMATRSIENPRDRLITIMVTPLMSCSARLPVYAILIALVVPETAYLGFNLQGITLMGLYIIGFLASVLVAWVFSKFLKTSSKSILMMELPDYRIPRFKNVGVTVLEKSKTFVFEAGKIIMAISVILWALASYGPSDVMEKAEDKVALTVDKSDETAFEDAVAAYKLEHSYAGILGKSIEPLIEPLGYDWKIGIALVSSFAAREVFVGTMATIYSVGSGGDDEGTVAHRMAQEINPDTGGPRFTPAVGFSLLLFYAFAMQCMSTLAIVKRETKSWKWPAIQFAYMTALAYGSALLAYHAFS